In Actinoplanes derwentensis, the following proteins share a genomic window:
- a CDS encoding ABC transporter substrate-binding protein translates to MTVSRRTLLRTGLAVAGAGLGTAACGDGSNDGRTTIRFAWWGSEERAKLTQQVVDLFQSRHTDITIKTTYAAYDPYFQKLATEMSGGNAPDVLQMGDRYLREYAERNTLLDLTSHLAGQIQTADLEKKLIPAGNVDAKTYGLPMGQTTHVLQYDTKRWQQAGAELPAAGWTWEQLRDAAATVTAKFGPKVSGLSDPFGIEDWFGDWLRQQGRDLYTADGKLGYTEAEVVAWWKLGVQFRAARAITPPEITANTTLTPFPRKESSAEFCPDSTVGMTSWENYGGEFALTEFPTAGSGIGQVTQPPMMLSVAQRTKNKDAALQFVDFFLNDPEAGAILGMSRGLPANLKIRETLASTLTDEWKMVADYEAKVAPLLLPAPAPPPKGAGVVKTQFQRIYDDVMHGKATPEAAAPRLMSEIQQALGA, encoded by the coding sequence ATGACGGTCAGCAGGCGCACCCTCCTGCGTACCGGCCTCGCGGTCGCCGGAGCCGGGCTCGGCACGGCCGCGTGCGGCGACGGTTCAAACGACGGCCGGACCACGATCCGGTTCGCCTGGTGGGGCAGCGAGGAGCGAGCGAAACTCACCCAGCAGGTGGTCGACCTCTTCCAGAGCAGACACACCGACATCACGATCAAGACGACGTACGCGGCGTACGACCCGTACTTCCAGAAGCTCGCCACCGAGATGAGCGGCGGCAACGCCCCGGACGTGCTCCAGATGGGCGACCGCTACCTGCGCGAGTACGCGGAACGCAACACGCTCCTCGACCTCACCTCCCACCTGGCCGGCCAGATCCAGACCGCCGACCTGGAGAAGAAGCTCATCCCGGCCGGCAACGTCGACGCCAAGACCTACGGGCTGCCGATGGGCCAGACCACACACGTGCTGCAGTACGACACGAAGCGCTGGCAGCAGGCCGGAGCCGAGTTACCGGCCGCCGGCTGGACCTGGGAGCAGCTGCGCGACGCCGCGGCCACGGTGACCGCGAAGTTCGGGCCGAAGGTCAGCGGGCTGAGCGACCCGTTCGGCATCGAGGACTGGTTCGGTGACTGGCTGCGCCAGCAGGGCCGCGACCTCTACACCGCCGACGGCAAGCTGGGTTACACCGAGGCCGAGGTCGTCGCCTGGTGGAAGCTGGGGGTGCAGTTCCGTGCGGCGCGGGCGATCACCCCGCCGGAGATCACCGCGAACACCACGCTGACGCCGTTCCCGCGCAAGGAGTCGAGCGCCGAGTTCTGCCCGGACAGCACGGTCGGCATGACCTCGTGGGAGAACTACGGCGGCGAGTTCGCCCTGACCGAGTTCCCCACCGCGGGATCCGGCATCGGCCAGGTCACCCAGCCGCCGATGATGCTCAGTGTCGCCCAGCGGACGAAGAACAAGGACGCCGCGCTGCAATTCGTCGACTTCTTCCTGAACGATCCGGAGGCCGGCGCGATCCTCGGGATGAGCCGTGGCCTGCCGGCGAACCTGAAGATCCGCGAGACGCTGGCGTCGACGCTGACCGACGAATGGAAGATGGTCGCCGACTACGAGGCGAAGGTGGCACCGCTGCTGCTGCCCGCCCCCGCTCCCCCGCCGAAAGGCGCCGGCGTGGTGAAAACGCAGTTCCAGCGCATCTACGACGACGTCATGCACGGAAAGGCCACCCCGGAGGCTGCGGCGCCGCGTCTGATGAGCGAGATTCAGCAGGCACTCGGGGCATGA
- a CDS encoding carbohydrate ABC transporter permease: MTGRLRTASRHLAVLLLLVPLLYPIVWLAFASFKPPAEIVQSLALLPRDYILDNYRALGEDIAGVRAWQFFVNSTVVAAGCAIGNILSCSLAAYAFARLRFRMRGPLFAFTLATIMLPVHIITIPQYSLFQKLGMIDTFWPLILPKLLATDAFFIFLMVQFMRTIPRELDEAARLDGCGSVRIFRSVILPLVRPALVTTGIFTFIWTWNDFFTQLIYLSSPERLTLPLALRLFIDTTDHNSFGPMLALSALAIVPILLFFAAFQRLLVEGFATSGLKG; this comes from the coding sequence GTGACCGGGCGACTGCGCACGGCCAGCCGGCACCTGGCCGTGCTCCTGCTGCTGGTGCCGTTGCTCTACCCGATCGTCTGGCTCGCGTTCGCGTCGTTCAAACCGCCGGCCGAGATCGTGCAGAGCCTGGCCCTGCTGCCGCGCGACTACATTCTCGACAACTACCGGGCCCTCGGTGAGGACATCGCCGGGGTGCGGGCCTGGCAGTTCTTCGTCAATTCCACGGTGGTCGCGGCAGGATGCGCGATCGGGAACATCCTGAGCTGTTCGCTGGCCGCCTACGCGTTCGCGCGGCTGCGGTTCCGGATGCGCGGGCCGCTGTTCGCCTTCACTCTCGCGACCATCATGCTGCCGGTGCACATCATCACCATCCCGCAGTACTCGCTGTTCCAGAAACTCGGGATGATCGACACGTTCTGGCCGCTGATCCTGCCGAAACTCCTGGCCACCGACGCGTTCTTCATCTTCCTGATGGTGCAGTTCATGCGGACCATTCCCCGCGAACTCGACGAGGCCGCGCGACTGGACGGCTGCGGGTCGGTGCGGATCTTCCGGTCGGTGATTCTGCCGCTGGTCCGGCCGGCGCTCGTCACCACCGGCATCTTCACCTTCATCTGGACCTGGAACGACTTCTTCACCCAGCTCATCTATCTCTCCTCGCCGGAACGCCTGACGCTTCCCCTGGCGCTGCGGCTGTTCATCGACACCACCGACCACAACTCGTTCGGGCCGATGCTGGCGCTCTCCGCCCTGGCGATCGTGCCGATCCTGCTGTTCTTCGCCGCGTTCCAGCGGCTGCTGGTCGAAGGTTTCGCCACCTCCGGACTCAAAGGCTGA
- a CDS encoding carbohydrate ABC transporter permease, whose translation MTRRLRYGERPSIAFLFLSPWVAGALLLTLGPMLWLLYLSFTDYDLFTAPQWVGLDNYVRMLTVDPHFWNAVWATAKFVLISVPVQLIAALGVALLIHRKSRARGFYRSAFYAPSLLGASVSVALVWRVVFHDWIGHPDRALLALVLLAVWQFGAPMVIFLAGLQQIPQEYYDASAVDGAGPWRSFLAITVPMLSPVIFFNLVLDTIRAFQVFTGAYVVSNGTGGPSDSTLFYTLYLYEKGFVEFKMGYASAMSWFLLVIIAVITALLFRTARTWVFYSGDES comes from the coding sequence ATGACCCGCCGGCTGCGGTACGGAGAACGGCCCTCGATCGCCTTCCTGTTCCTCTCCCCCTGGGTGGCCGGGGCGCTTCTGCTGACCCTCGGCCCGATGCTGTGGCTGCTGTATCTGTCGTTCACCGACTACGACCTGTTCACCGCGCCGCAATGGGTCGGGCTCGACAATTACGTGCGCATGCTGACGGTCGACCCGCACTTCTGGAACGCGGTGTGGGCGACCGCCAAATTCGTGCTGATCTCGGTGCCGGTGCAACTGATCGCGGCTCTCGGGGTGGCCCTGCTGATCCACCGCAAGAGCAGGGCCCGAGGCTTCTACCGGTCGGCGTTCTACGCGCCGTCGCTGCTGGGCGCGAGCGTGAGTGTCGCGCTGGTGTGGCGGGTCGTCTTCCACGACTGGATCGGGCATCCGGACCGGGCGCTGCTCGCGCTGGTGTTACTCGCGGTCTGGCAGTTCGGCGCCCCGATGGTGATCTTCCTGGCCGGTCTGCAGCAGATCCCACAGGAGTATTACGACGCGTCCGCGGTGGACGGTGCCGGGCCGTGGCGGTCGTTTCTGGCGATCACCGTTCCGATGCTGTCGCCGGTCATCTTCTTCAACCTGGTGCTCGACACGATCCGCGCCTTCCAGGTCTTCACCGGCGCTTACGTAGTCAGCAACGGTACCGGCGGACCCAGCGACTCCACCCTCTTCTACACCCTTTATCTGTACGAGAAAGGCTTCGTCGAGTTCAAGATGGGTTACGCGTCGGCGATGTCCTGGTTCCTGCTCGTGATCATCGCGGTGATCACGGCGCTGCTGTTCCGGACCGCCCGGACGTGGGTCTTCTACTCCGGGGACGAGTCGTGA